A single Chryseobacterium sp. DNA region contains:
- a CDS encoding sugar transferase yields MENADGLQYRTFAVVLLFPLFILLLILTSWDTGFPGIFTQERIGCYAKPFTIYKFRTLDTKTRRKSSIGHWMRKTKLDELPQLFNILKGDMSLVGPRPDIPGYYDKLEGEDRNILLLKPGLTSEAGIKYRNEEKLLCAQENPLQYNDEILFPDKVKMNLEYYHNLSFKTDIRILLKTFFVLRI; encoded by the coding sequence TTGGAAAATGCTGATGGACTACAGTATCGCACTTTTGCTGTTGTATTACTGTTTCCCCTGTTTATTTTGCTCCTGATTTTGACTTCCTGGGATACAGGTTTTCCCGGAATATTCACCCAGGAACGTATAGGCTGTTATGCAAAACCTTTCACCATTTATAAATTCAGAACACTGGATACCAAAACCCGTCGAAAATCATCCATTGGCCATTGGATGAGAAAAACAAAATTAGATGAATTACCTCAATTGTTCAATATTTTAAAAGGAGATATGTCCTTAGTAGGTCCCAGACCTGATATTCCGGGTTATTATGATAAGCTGGAAGGAGAAGACCGCAATATACTTTTACTAAAACCGGGGCTGACCAGTGAGGCCGGAATAAAGTACAGGAATGAAGAAAAATTATTATGTGCCCAGGAAAACCCGTTACAATATAATGATGAAATTCTTTTTCCTGATAAAGTGAAGATGAATCTGGAATATTACCATAATTTATCTTTCAAAACAGATATCAGGATATTACTGAAAACTTTTTTCGTCCTGCGAATTTGA